One Methanococcus aeolicus Nankai-3 DNA segment encodes these proteins:
- a CDS encoding YqaA family protein — translation MMDFTILQSFLMNLVEKYGLLGIFIIGFSEPIFQPFPTEIFMIAGIALGLDWKLVMIMGAVGTTVGSVITYYLASEYGEKLAYKLFDEKKYAKGEKFFKKYGVWGFLIISFTPLPFEIMCWVCGSFEMPFKNYLFAVFISRVIKHGVFIMPFVLGYDLNII, via the coding sequence ATTATGGATTTCACGATTCTCCAATCATTTCTTATGAATCTCGTAGAAAAATATGGGTTATTGGGTATATTTATAATCGGGTTTTCAGAACCAATATTTCAACCATTTCCAACAGAAATATTTATGATAGCAGGAATTGCCTTGGGTCTTGATTGGAAACTTGTTATGATTATGGGGGCAGTAGGTACCACTGTTGGTTCGGTAATTACTTATTATCTAGCTTCAGAATATGGCGAAAAATTAGCATATAAATTATTTGATGAAAAGAAATATGCCAAAGGCGAAAAATTTTTTAAAAAATATGGGGTATGGGGATTTTTAATTATAAGTTTTACTCCCCTTCCATTTGAAATTATGTGTTGGGTATGTGGGTCTTTTGAGATGCCTTTTAAAAACTATTTATTCGCGGTATTTATTAGTAGGGTAATAAAACATGGTGTTTTTATAATGCCTTTTGTGCTTGGATATGATTTAAACATAATTTAA
- a CDS encoding HypC/HybG/HupF family hydrogenase formation chaperone, translated as MCLAIPCKVIEIFEENGEKYATAEYKGVKQKAKLALLENVNIGDYVLIHTGYALEVMNEEDAKITLETWEELFDALDEMDGIKEKQEDK; from the coding sequence ATGTGTTTAGCAATACCTTGTAAAGTAATTGAAATATTTGAAGAAAATGGAGAAAAATATGCCACTGCGGAATATAAAGGAGTAAAGCAGAAGGCAAAACTTGCACTTCTTGAAAATGTAAATATTGGAGATTATGTCCTTATTCATACAGGCTATGCCTTGGAAGTAATGAATGAAGAAGATGCAAAAATAACATTAGAAACTTGGGAAGAATTATTTGATGCCCTTGACGAAATGGACGGCATAAAAGAAAAACAGGAAGATAAATAA
- a CDS encoding 4Fe-4S binding protein — protein MSVIINYNKCDGVDCAECMNACPMEVFTIEDNKVVVSKEDECTFCMICEDVCPNGAVKVKD, from the coding sequence ATGAGTGTAATAATTAACTACAACAAATGTGATGGAGTAGATTGTGCAGAATGTATGAATGCATGTCCTATGGAAGTTTTTACAATTGAAGATAATAAAGTAGTAGTATCAAAAGAAGATGAATGCACATTTTGCATGATTTGCGAGGATGTATGTCCAAATGGTGCAGTAAAAGTTAAAGATTAA